The genomic stretch GAAGAGGCTCTCCAGGAAGGCCCAGCAGGAGGGAATCTGGTGTGATGTTGAAGATTTGAGCTCAGGAATCATGGGCAAAGTCAGCCACCTGACTTCTCCGAGCCTGAGCTTCCTCATCTGGAAGGGGAGGTAACCACCCCCACCTCACAAGGTTGTGGACCACTCAGAGGAGATGCCACATGAAAAGCATTGGCATAGGGCGTAGCCCAGCAGAGTCAGGTTCAATGAATGGTAGGACTGTTCTTTTTATTATCAGCAAGTTTAACTGATACAGATTATAAACAGGTTGGGGAAAAACCTGAAGTTCCATGCATCTTAAAGACATGTTGGAAAAAGATGAAGTCCAGAAAAGCAGAAGGGTCTGAGAAAAGGACAGCACAGAAGCCCATTTCGATGTTTATCTGTGGTCCCCTGAATTAATATGTGCCTCTGTGACCATGCAAGTATCAGGTGGTGTAGACACAGATGTTCTCATGCCACATGCTATCCAGGCTTCTGAGTCCATCTGCAAGCAGAGCTTGGTTACATGGCACACACACTATCCTCCATCTGTGGAGGAGACACAGGTGTGTGTAATCCTGGctcggggtgggggaggatcCTGCAAAAAAGGTGATCAAGGGCCACTCAGGACAATGGAGAAACCACGCAGCCCTGGGAAAAGACTTGCGAGAGAAACCAGAAGACACAGGTCAACAAATCTGAGACTTTGACCAAGTCTCTTAACCTCTTGTGCCTTGGTTTATTTATCCTTCTAGCAGGTCCTGTCTTCCTCCCTGATCTTGGAGGGGACTGTTATTAGCAAAACAGTCCAGTAAAACAATGGATGTGTAAGTGTTTTTATAAACTCTGTAACAGAAGCAAAtggtgtggggggatgggagtggggaggtAGGGAGTGAGTCATATTTTCACCAGTGACATGAATAAGGAGATGAAGAAAAGGCTCAGGACTTCAGGGAATGCAAGAGGAACTGGACTTTGGAATGGGAAAGAGAAGCAATGATAAGGTCAGGATCCTCGAAGGCCAAGGATCAAGGGGTTAAGGGTCCATGAGGACCGACCGGAATCATCAGGAAGATGAGTGTATTAAGAGTGTGgcttcgggatgcctgggtggctcagtcggtcaaagcgtctgccttgggctcaggtcttgatcctgaggtcctgggattgagccccccaaactcctgcatcaggctccctgctcaggaaagagcttgcttctccctctcctgtttcccCTGCGtatatgctcgctctctctttctgtctgcgtcaaatggataaataaaatcttaaaagtgaataaataaaagagtgtGGCTTCTTTGGGACTTGAGGTGGAGTAGAGTCATCTCAAGATCACAGTAGCTCAGGGCTTGGAAACATCACCGAGGCAGAGCTATAGCCAGAGCTGAGATGGCCTAGAGAACAGAACACCCATCTATGGGATTCAGGGGCTGGACACAACCTTAGAAATCACCTTGGAGAGtcattttccaactttttttctttttggacagagagaATCTAGGTGACCTCTGAGGTTCCACAAAGTAGAACTCTCAAATCCCTGGTTGAGCCTCATTTTAAGGAGACACAATGGAATCCCAGAGAAGAGATGTGCTTGCCCAAAGATGATGAAGCAAGTGAGTTGCCACACTGGGACTGGAATTCATGTTTTCTGATTCCCAATCTTGTATCTTAGCTTCCAAACTGGCCCTGAGTGTAGGAAAAAACAGAGGGGCAGGTGGCTTTAAGGATGTGATTTCCTAGGGATTAAGAGCGTCTAATCTAGGGGCACCTCCCCTCGGCTCCTCAACGTGCCTGAAATCCCACCCTTACCAGCTCACTCCCAGGACTTGAAGAGTCTCAAGGTTGGAGACGTTATCTTGtctctgcctcccccaaccccctagGGAAGGGGCTGCTGAGTACTGACAACTGCCTTCCTTCCAGATCAAACTGGCACATTTCTCTATCCATAGCTTCCTACCACGCATCCCAATACTGCCTTTTGTCACATACATACATCCAGATCCTCTGTCACAAGCCAGCTCTTGGAGTAATTGAGGACAGCCCTCATGTCGCTTTCCCCAGTGTGATTTCCAGATTACGTCTCTAATTGTTGTTGGTTCTCCAGCTTTCTCTCTTCTCACTGCCCGAGCCCACTATGCTGTATGTTCTCCGTCTGGTGTTCTCTCGGGATTGTTCTCTAGACACTGTGTCCAGTATACCGGGGGCACAACTACTAGCGCAAGTGGGTCATTTCCTTCACCTTCACTCCCATAATTCCATCAATACCACTTCAGATCacaatgatttttctgcattccACCTTCAGCCTCCCATTTAATATTATGCTAAGAAGCCACTAATTTATACACAGGCTCTCCTGAGCCACTTCTTGCCACGCCTCACACTCTGACCTTCTGTCCTTTCATTTAAAGATCTAAGAGCAGGGCCTCACCCTCCTTGCCAGAAAATTTCACCTTGTTACATTCAGCCCACGATTCTCAGCAGCCCAGATCTTTCTGGATCTCGGTTCTGTCTCTCCAGTGAATCTGTTCTCCTTCCCAGCTTCCTGCCCCCTGCAAAGAGGTCCTTCGCTCCTCTCTCCAAGTCACCAAGGCCCTTACAACGTGGGACTCGCCCCCTTGGAATGCGTGAGTCCGCTCTTCCACCTCATGAGGTCTATAGGGCGTAATGAGATGGAGCAAGCTCATACTAGAATATTAGGTGACTAAAGTAGGGTGCCATTAAATTCTAGAAGGCATAGTGAAAAGGAAAGGGATTATGTCAAAGAGATATGAATAGTGACCTCAGTGTAATGGGCCTGTAGGTCATCCCCCCCTCATGCTTCATTCCCCCCTTTGTCCAATTCATATTTAATGAAGGCCATATGTGTGTATCTTCCAAATTTCCTATGCCAAGTATGTGTTATTTGGAAAACCAGGAAAAagttaagtgaaaataaaatgaaaaagaataaacactCTTTCCCTAGGTGGACCTTGATCACTTCATCAACACTCTTTGGGGAAAAACATCTCAGCCCTCCTGTACCAATTGTGCGCCTTCCATCTGCAATCCCCTTCCCACTCACAGCGCACAAGGAGATCTCCTTGGCCTCCTCTGGGAACCCAGGGTGTTCTTCTTTCAACCAGCAACCCAAAGGAACCTTGGGAAAGAAGTACCAAGAccatgggggaaggggtgggggcttGCCTTGATGTGCAGCCCAAGGTCCGAGCAATCGCCTCACTCACCTGCCCAGGTGTTGTTTCATCTAAGGGAACCTGTTTAAGGGAGTTTTCCGGCCAATAGTTTTTGTAAAAAGCCTCTctcaagaggggtgcctgggtgactcagtgggttaaagcctctgccttgggctcaggtcatgatcccaggctccagggATGGATCCCtagggatcaggccccgcatccggctctctgcgcagtggggagcctacttacccacctctctctgcctgcctctctgcctgctaatgatctctgtcaaataaataaataaaaatctttattttaaaaaagcctcTTGAGAGAGCATAAAGGCTAAGGTCCCAGTGTGTGCAGGATTCAGAAGGGCCTCCAGGTGAGGAGAAGGGCCCAGccattaagcctttgccttcggctttaAGGGGGCGTGATTCGAGGGTGCTGGGATGAAGTTCACGTcgggttccccactgagcagggagactgctgtcccacttcctctgcccctccctccattcaggcgcactctttctctcaaataaataaaatcttttaaaaagcggAGGCGGGCAACAGAATGACACACTTGAGCCACTTCCAGGActttctgagggaggcagggCCGAGGTTCCCCTTTGCCCTCCTCTTTGAAGATCAAAGAAAGCCTGGAAGCCTGGGGGTCCACCTGGACGCTGGGAGATGGGACACCTGAGGCTTCACCAGGCTAAGTCCAAACGTAGCAGTAAAACCCGGCTCTGGGTTACCTCCTCCGACCAGCAGAGGGCGCGCGCCACCCGAGAGAAGGAGGGTGCCTCACCAAACCACTGTGGGTGGCGGCAGGTGCGGAACCCGAGGCGGAGAGCGAGGGGTAGGGTGGGGAGATTTCTCGGTCTTTCTGAAAATCAGGAGACAGATCCACAGAAGAGATAGCGTTGGAGATAGAGGGGCGAGGGGGTTGTGAAGGAGAGCGAGAGAAAGTCAAAGAGAGGGTCGGCTGGGGAGAGCAgggcaggtggggaaggagaCGAACTGGAGACAGGAAAGGTTGAGACAGCCTGCAGATGAGACaggctggggtggagggtgggatggggtgaGGTGAAGAGGCAGGTGGAAGGCAGGGTGAGGCAGGTTGGGATCCACTGCCCCGTGGTCAGTCCGGTGGGGCTGCTGCACTAGGGCAGTCTCCCTCTTGGGCTGAGCCCACCCACCAGAGGCTCCCCTGCCCCCTGTAGCACCCAAGTCGGCTTTGGCCTCCTCATTCTCTCCAACTCTTCTTTGTAAAGCCTTTCTGCTCAGGCCTAAGCTGGGCATCTCCTTTCCCCCTGAAAAAAGGTTCAGGTGCATCAAAGAACACAAAGAGGAGGCAGTAGGGAGCTTGGGAGCTTTAATGGGTCTGGAAGGGAATAGAAACACACCAGGCCatccagagagagggggagagagagagagagagagagagagagaggaaaggggggcGCAGAAGCTACCTAGATGAGTCCCAGGGCCAGGGAGCCTCACCAAACCCGGTGAAGTCCCGGAGGTCAAGGAGCAGGTGGGCTGTGTGAGGCCGTTATCACTCTAGGACGGGGCAGCTCggtgggagaaagaaaataacgAGAAAAGACTTGGAATTCGAAAAAGAGAGGTCATAACGGAAGGGGCTTCCAGGAGACAGGCAGAAGTACAGGTGGAGGGCAGAAAAAGACACGGGAGGTCTCGCAACCCCCTTGAGGGTTCTGGGGCCATGAAGATGGAAGTTAAAGAaagccggggtgggggcgggtacAACGAGGTGGCGGGAGGCGGTGGCAAATACAAAGTtaaaagaagacagaggagaCTTCAGGTCCCTTCCCCCCAGGGGCTGCGTGCTGCGACGGAGGAAAATCTAAGATCAGAGGAACGGTCGGGGAGGCTCCCGGCCCCTTTCCCGGGTGTGGATGGGACCGAGTGAGGCTCTGGGCGCCCGGGAGAGGCCGCGCGGCACAGGGCCGCCCCGTCTAGTGGTAGTGGCCCCCCAAGTGCGAGGCGGCCGCCACCGCGCCGAAGGGCCCGGGCGGGGGCTGCAAGCCGGGGCTGGGGTAGAGGGctgctgtggcggcggcggcggtggcggcggggcCCGGGCCCGGCCAGTAGGAGAAGCCCGCGGGCGCGACGCCGGCCGAGGCGGCCATAAGGTTGAGTTTGGAGAGGCCCGGGAAGGGCAGCGGGGCGAGGCCTGCAGGCAGCTTGTAGAGCGCGCCGTCCTGGGCAGCGGctgcggcagcggcggcggcagcggcggcgtgGGCGTGCGCCGGAGGCGGCTGGCAGGCCTGGGCCAGACCCTGGAAGTCGAAGCGGTAGGCGTAGCGCTTGCCGTGCACCTTGCTCATGATGTTCTTGTCGTAGTAGTAGCGCAGCGCGCGGCTCAGCTTGTCATAGTTCATGTTGGGCTTGCTCTTGCGCTCGCCCCAGCGCCGCGCCACCTCGTCTGGGTCTGTGAGCTTGAACTCGCCGTGGCCGCCCTCCCACGCGATGCAGCCGGCGTTGGCGCGGTCCGCCAGGAGCTCCAGCAGAAACTGCCACAGCTGGATCTGCCCGCTGCCTGTGGGGAGGAGGCGGGCAGTCAGGGAAGGGACGGGGGAGGTAGGAGGGAGGGCAAGAGGTGAGGCGGCAGACTGCGGGGGGCTGGTGGGAACCGGCGTCGGGTAGGGGAAAAGGGCGCGTTGGGTAGGGACCCGGTAGCCGGGCGCCGCTGCAGCGCCTGGCCGGGGAGGCGCTGATGGGCCCAGCAGTCCTGAGCCTTTCCCGTGCTTCTGCACAATAGAAACAGGGCTCCCTCTTAGAAGGACGAAGCCCCGCGGGCTCTTGGCTTTGTGAGAATTGGGGAGGTGGGGCGAAGCACAGCCTCCTCGGCGTGGAGGCAGCGGCGTACCGGGGCCCGCGACTCTGGGAACCCAGCAAGGGCCGAACACCGGCCTCTATTGCCACCGTGAGCCTGCGCCCTTATTCGGAGCAGAGAGGAACCTACGGGACCGCACAGGGTGGTCTGCGCAAGTGCTTAGACGGCCACATCCCACCTGGACCATGTCCGCAAATCCAGGGGGAAGAGACCCCGGTGCCGCGGGACCAACCGGCCACTAGACAAGGCCTAGGCCAAAGGCTACAGTTGGATTGGCCCCGCCTGAGGTCGAGAAGAGGTGGAGGCTGGCTTTCTGGTGGTACCAGTCAGACAGGAATGGGGGAAGTGGCCCCCGAAGCGTTCGAGGAGGGTCAGACTCCGAAGACTCCCCACTCTCTTCAGGATCAGGGTGCGGAGCGCCGCGCTGGCGCTACTCGGTTCCGCCCCAATTTTCGGAACAGCCGGGATTCCCAGCATGGGAAGGTGTCCTACTTTGGGGCGCGATGCACAGCTCTGAAGAGAGGACATAAGACCGGAAAGCCGCTGGGCTTGACTCCCTGCCTCCTCTCATCTTTGGACATCTCTGGGATCATGGGGCCAGGCGGTCCCGATTTGGGGATTGCTGGAAGCGCCAAGCAGGATTTTCCCGGATGGTGATGAAAGAGAGGACTGCCTGAGAATTCCCACTCCCCTGTTTTGGAGCCTCAGTctgagaaggggagaaaaattTTGATAGACTGACTTCTTCTCACTCTCTTttaggagagagggggaaaaataattttgctcAAAGTCGTCTGATTATTGATTTGAAGCAAGCTTGGTggacctttcttcctctctcaaccACTTGCTCTGAACCCAGATGCTGGCCCTCACCATCATTTCAACCCCAGTCTCTCCACACCAGCTCAGCGAGTAGCTGCCTGACTCCAGGTCGGGAGCTCTAAGGTCAGGATCAAGGGACAGTTAAGGGAAGGTTTAGGTTAAAATGCACAGCTGGCTTCCATGCAGACCGACATCAGAGGCTTGGAAACCCATTCTCCTTGGGAGACACATTCCTTTTCGGAAAAAGCAGTTGCTAACGTTGTCATTATGGTTACTGTAACTTGGTGAAATCTAGGGTACTGGGGGGGGGAGGCTGTGGAGAGGCTTTGCCTGGAGGGCCAGCCAAGCTCTGAAACCCACAAGGCAAAGCCAAGAGTAATTCAGCGAACCTGATCATCAACATCAGTGGCCCAGCCGACTTGGCCCCTAGAGCCTGGCGGGCCTGGGCCAGTGAGACAGGTAGGTGCTGGCCCAGTGCTAGTGTGGAGAAGGGGTGGAGTGGCCAGGGAGTAATTACCCTTTGCCCGGATGTGGCCCCGGCCTTGTGTTCCTGCTGCCAAGAGGGGAAGGACACCAAGCACCCGGGTCCTGGCCCCTCAGTGTAAAAAGGCCAAGGGTCaggatcctctccctctgccctggtgTGCAGGTCCAGCTCTGGGACTCAGAATATACTGGAGTGGAACCAAAAGCCAAATGAataccccctcccctcagcctctTCACAGTCATGCCGCATTGCACATCCCTTCTACCCTCCAGTCTCCTAGTGGTGGCACCTGTAATTCTGGGGTGGGTGCCCCAGCCTCCATCCACTGtcctcacccctcctcccctgctttcGGGCCAGCTCACCTTTCTGTACAGCCGGGCTCAGCGGCCCCCAACCGGGACTCTTTCCTTCCTTGAAGAGACCGTCTCCGACGGGATCTGTAGCAGCAGGAAAAAAACAGTCAGGAGGACCCGGGCGGAGATTGTGGGCTTGACCGAGAGGGCTCCCGGCCAAGGCTCCGAGGGTGGGGGATTGAGGGTTGGTTCCTGGGTGCGAGGCTAGGGGCTCGAGCTGCCAGCTCCTCCTCCCCGAGCCTGGCCCGGGCGCGCGCCGCGCGGAGCCCCTCCATAACGCCCAAGTCAGGAAACGCGTCCAGGAAAAAGGAAATCCGCTTTCCGAACGGGCCGGCGGGAGCCTTATAAAGCCGAGCAGGGAGTGCGCCAGCGGAGCGGGAGCGCCCGGAGCCCATCCGAGAAGAGAGGAGGGCGCCTGGAAGGCTGGGCTGGTGGGAACGCTCGGAGCACGGAGGTGAGGAGCCACGAGGGCGCTGGGGCGACGCTCAG from Neovison vison isolate M4711 chromosome 3, ASM_NN_V1, whole genome shotgun sequence encodes the following:
- the FEV gene encoding protein FEV, which gives rise to MRQSGASQPLLINMYLPDPVGDGLFKEGKSPGWGPLSPAVQKGSGQIQLWQFLLELLADRANAGCIAWEGGHGEFKLTDPDEVARRWGERKSKPNMNYDKLSRALRYYYDKNIMSKVHGKRYAYRFDFQGLAQACQPPPAHAHAAAAAAAAAAAAQDGALYKLPAGLAPLPFPGLSKLNLMAASAGVAPAGFSYWPGPGPAATAAAATAALYPSPGLQPPPGPFGAVAAASHLGGHYH